The genome window GCTTTTTATTCATCTACCTGATGACTCCTACTTCCTTATGTTTCATATATTGTGGCATGTAATTGAGCTCATAAATGTTAAATACTTAATAACATTGTTAATTAACTGTAGCACTCGCAGAATTCGATCACTATTCGATGTCAAAATATTTTACAAGTTTTATACGCAGCTCACGACCAAAAACCAGAAGAATACAATTTACCCTTAATAAACAACACATTAAAAACTTGGCACGCACAATGCTTTAAGTTAACCGAGCATTAACAAATTTCTTGAAGAAGCAGTCACTGCTTCTCGAACTGACTAAAAAGATAGTGGAGTAAATTATGTTACGGAAAATAATGACAGCAGCATTCGCTTTAGCAGTAAGCGCTACAGCATCAGCAAGCGTGATCAACATTGGTGGCGTTGAGTTTGAACCAAGCGGCAACAACATTTCATCAGGTCAAGTATTCCAAGAATTGAATCCAGATGGTTCTTTCACTACTTGGGGTTTGATTGACGAAACTGATTATAACTGTGTTGGTTGTGAACTAACTTTCGTTGCATCTGCTGCAGGCGGCGCTAACGTTGTTGGCACTAAAGTAGACGGCGGTAATGTTTCAAACGCATATGCTTCTTTCAGCCTGAAAGTTTACGTTGATTATGCAGAAAACTTCTCTGCAGGTGATTCTTCTAAATCAGAAGACGGCGACCTTTGGTTGGAACTTGCTGGTCACTCAACTGACTTGACTGACTTAGGTTTTGCAGGCGTGATGGGTTCTTTCATCGGCGACTTGGCTACAATCAACGGTAACCCAATCTTCTTGTTGGGTCGCGGTATCTTAGACGTAGTTGGCGGCTTGGCTGCAAGCAACTTCGACACTGATACTCAGTTTGACGGTTCTGATCTTCAAACAACAGTTGCTTTCCCTAACAACAGCGTGACTGGTGGTGTAGTTGTTTCTGAAGGTACTGGTAGCTTCTCTGGCCAATCTATTCCAGAGCCAGCTTCTATCGCTTTGTTAGGTTTAGGTCTTTTAGGTTTTGCTGGCGCAGCTCGTCGTCGTAAAGCTTAATTCCTGACTCTACTTAGTCTCTCTGAAAAAGCCGCCTTTATGGCGGCTTTTTTGTGTCTAAAGCACGCGGCTAAGCTGCATTTCCTGAAAGGAACAACATCGAATTTATGCTATGTTGAGCAACAGCTTTCATGGCAAACATCAAACAGTGGCAAACACCTTCAAGGAAGAGAGTTCTTAGCGTGGCAGGTTTTATCAAGAAGTACTTAGTCGTCACAGGCATTCTGATTAACATCTCACTATTGTGGGTTGTATTCGCTAAGCCTGATTTTTACTGGGGTCTACAAAAGTCCGTTGAAAAAAATCTACGTAAGACCGCTCCCCCAGTAGCCAATGTTATCTTTGGAGAAGTCATCCGCTATTCACTTAAGGATGATCTAA of Echinimonas agarilytica contains these proteins:
- a CDS encoding PEP-CTERM sorting domain-containing protein — its product is MLRKIMTAAFALAVSATASASVINIGGVEFEPSGNNISSGQVFQELNPDGSFTTWGLIDETDYNCVGCELTFVASAAGGANVVGTKVDGGNVSNAYASFSLKVYVDYAENFSAGDSSKSEDGDLWLELAGHSTDLTDLGFAGVMGSFIGDLATINGNPIFLLGRGILDVVGGLAASNFDTDTQFDGSDLQTTVAFPNNSVTGGVVVSEGTGSFSGQSIPEPASIALLGLGLLGFAGAARRRKA